A portion of the Chlamydia caviae GPIC genome contains these proteins:
- a CDS encoding IncA family protein: MKCMQTNLSSGLEGQVASTNVDRTYSYSAINALAIVSGILIITASVAGCIFIGADLGLLSAILLGFTIISGLILIALGTYFCCQGNAFEAVVSQRVLVEQARSAELTTQLAVAQQELVDLRAQQLEDQEHRVPDREGLVSEEQATLLQARNQRIIDLESIIKLLRKEHAELLEEQDRKCYAEIIRQTSLRNQLQNNHQKEMESKEKSVRERMEFLQNEMSQHVTSHADELTTIRQTLLQNQEIFNQNIREQEQQISVLRDSVSQQHAVDLDRIHELETLLEDKEEVISALQRDVESYENVELHHSIDSLPHALARIRQQEARITLLEVINLQLTPRTRNRSSSI, from the coding sequence ATGAAATGTATGCAGACGAACTTGTCTTCTGGATTAGAAGGGCAGGTTGCATCTACAAATGTAGACAGAACATATTCTTACAGTGCTATCAATGCTCTTGCGATAGTCTCGGGAATTTTAATCATTACTGCTAGTGTCGCGGGATGTATTTTTATAGGTGCAGATTTAGGATTGTTAAGTGCTATTCTTCTAGGTTTCACTATTATTTCTGGGCTAATACTTATTGCTCTTGGGACATACTTTTGTTGTCAGGGAAATGCTTTCGAAGCAGTTGTCTCCCAAAGAGTTTTAGTAGAACAGGCAAGGAGTGCTGAGCTAACAACACAGCTAGCTGTTGCACAGCAAGAACTCGTTGATCTACGTGCTCAACAGCTAGAGGATCAAGAGCATAGAGTGCCAGACCGAGAAGGTCTCGTATCTGAAGAACAGGCAACGCTTCTACAAGCAAGAAATCAGCGTATAATTGACTTAGAAAGCATAATAAAGCTTCTAAGAAAAGAGCATGCAGAACTTTTGGAGGAGCAAGACAGAAAATGTTATGCAGAGATTATCAGGCAAACATCCCTACGTAACCAGCTTCAAAATAATCATCAAAAAGAAATGGAGTCAAAGGAGAAATCCGTTAGAGAGCGAATGGAATTTTTACAAAATGAGATGTCGCAACACGTGACATCACACGCCGATGAATTGACAACAATCCGACAAACTCTATTGCAAAACCAAGAAATATTTAATCAAAATATACGAGAACAAGAACAACAGATTTCTGTTCTACGAGATTCTGTGAGTCAGCAACATGCTGTAGATCTTGATCGTATTCATGAGCTAGAAACTTTATTAGAAGATAAGGAAGAAGTTATATCAGCCTTACAACGCGATGTAGAATCTTATGAGAATGTAGAACTACATCATAGCATAGACTCTCTTCCTCATGCTTTAGCGCGTATCCGACAGCAAGAAGCACGCATTACTTTGTTAGAGGTTATAAATTTACAACTGACTCCAAGAACACGTAATCGATCATCGAGTATATAG
- a CDS encoding IncA family protein, with protein MKCASPCFYLKSENSDERCYNFLDSRVRVVATILSIVASLLIIIGAIAAVVLFGSQLGLLYSTIIIGLSVAIGVLLFSASFRCFTCCALVSRFQHSSSRLRIDDPAASQLTTLSDETTENIEHHLRDVISEYAESRDAYQDLMNQKEQSAIGLHAARAAYESADAEYQRLAEQPAVDGNISLECQAGLMTSREKCLEYIQTVHAYEGILEQISSMNNLLEFQKVTSAYEQVGVVLRQKAEDAQARERVLESQLDLRTKDFERLSQLERDLRSSIGELENARGAERHRDLNVTSLDVVDMTLEENTLNLVVSDDDFQDAGDSFLDPQNE; from the coding sequence ATGAAGTGTGCTTCTCCTTGTTTCTATTTGAAATCGGAGAACTCTGATGAGCGTTGTTATAATTTTCTTGATTCTCGAGTTCGTGTAGTTGCGACTATTTTATCAATAGTAGCAAGTTTATTAATTATTATCGGAGCTATAGCTGCGGTGGTTCTTTTTGGATCGCAGTTAGGTTTGCTATACTCAACAATAATCATTGGTTTATCTGTAGCGATTGGGGTATTGCTTTTTAGCGCAAGTTTCAGATGTTTTACTTGTTGCGCTTTAGTATCTCGGTTTCAACATAGCTCTTCGCGACTTCGTATCGATGATCCAGCAGCTTCTCAGCTAACTACACTATCTGATGAAACTACAGAGAATATAGAACATCATCTACGTGATGTTATTTCAGAATATGCTGAAAGTCGGGATGCCTATCAAGATCTTATGAACCAAAAAGAGCAGTCAGCGATAGGTTTACATGCTGCTAGAGCGGCATATGAAAGCGCGGATGCAGAGTATCAAAGACTAGCTGAGCAGCCTGCAGTTGATGGAAATATAAGTCTGGAATGCCAAGCAGGTTTGATGACATCAAGAGAAAAATGTTTGGAATACATTCAGACTGTACATGCTTATGAAGGGATTCTTGAGCAAATTAGTTCTATGAACAATCTGTTAGAGTTTCAAAAGGTAACATCTGCTTATGAGCAGGTAGGTGTTGTATTAAGACAAAAAGCAGAGGATGCTCAAGCACGTGAGCGTGTTTTAGAAAGTCAATTAGATTTACGCACTAAAGACTTCGAGCGATTATCTCAACTCGAGAGGGATTTACGAAGTTCTATAGGAGAACTAGAGAATGCGCGTGGGGCAGAAAGACACCGAGACCTCAATGTCACGAGCTTAGATGTTGTTGATATGACATTAGAGGAAAATACGCTTAACCTAGTCGTGAGTGACGATGATTTTCAAGATGCGGGAGACAGTTTTTTAGATCCTCAAAATGAATAG
- a CDS encoding DUF1548 domain-containing protein → MANTIPTNFPIYSADVVSQKSLKQTLRIYAERVHCYVFHTFVKTALLRPFQPASSQKYCHSLLISILAVIVSAILFLLLYPVKLTFLAISLCLKDPKTTTVSLRKSFVRNLQDMVNRQLFINSDYLSVTPESSPFLTSFLIPETQSWESYHLEDEILELYSTLPEGWEKILNYADTRNQDYPSKEMAYEGSLYLTVLHKLTTVLQDPLIPKKKKQELLNYIGTYADACPPTWIEVIFKELTAIYNKRDTSINYIILCVQTFKENLLQSMVNRSSEEWHHISGFKHYHGGSLGLNMNSLARIQFTGHLILKKQALYNRVFKRFLSNYRASVANLIEYTRCQIIESSQELKNSLSRYLCETMTQLEVPENEISSVLSSLFYDEHFELNNTGIAFILIMQGILTTEAQTTIGKIAQRLPNLFRCLR, encoded by the coding sequence ATGGCAAATACTATTCCCACTAATTTTCCTATCTATTCCGCAGACGTTGTCTCTCAGAAATCTTTAAAACAAACTCTGCGAATATACGCTGAAAGGGTCCACTGTTATGTTTTCCATACTTTTGTAAAAACGGCTCTATTAAGACCCTTTCAGCCTGCCAGCAGTCAAAAGTATTGCCATTCTCTTCTTATTTCTATCCTGGCAGTCATTGTTAGCGCTATTCTCTTCTTACTTCTCTATCCTGTAAAACTCACCTTCCTAGCGATCAGCCTGTGTTTAAAAGATCCAAAAACAACCACAGTATCTCTTAGAAAAAGTTTCGTTCGTAATCTTCAAGACATGGTGAACCGACAGCTCTTTATAAATTCCGATTATCTTAGTGTTACCCCCGAATCATCTCCTTTTCTAACATCTTTCTTAATCCCAGAAACGCAATCCTGGGAATCGTATCATTTAGAAGATGAAATACTCGAACTCTACTCTACCCTCCCTGAAGGATGGGAAAAGATACTGAATTATGCCGACACTAGAAATCAAGACTACCCCTCAAAAGAGATGGCGTACGAGGGATCATTATACCTTACAGTATTGCACAAACTAACGACAGTATTACAAGACCCCTTGATCCCTAAAAAGAAAAAACAAGAGCTCCTAAACTATATTGGGACCTACGCAGATGCTTGTCCCCCCACATGGATCGAGGTTATATTCAAGGAATTAACGGCGATCTATAACAAACGAGACACAAGCATCAATTACATCATACTTTGCGTACAGACATTCAAAGAAAACCTTTTGCAATCCATGGTTAATCGATCTTCAGAAGAATGGCATCATATATCCGGTTTCAAACATTATCATGGAGGCTCTCTAGGATTGAATATGAATTCTCTAGCGCGTATTCAATTTACCGGCCATCTGATCTTGAAAAAGCAAGCTCTCTATAATCGTGTCTTCAAACGATTTCTTTCTAACTACAGAGCTTCTGTAGCAAATCTCATCGAATATACCCGCTGTCAAATCATAGAATCTTCTCAAGAGCTGAAGAATTCTCTATCAAGATATTTATGCGAAACTATGACGCAATTGGAGGTTCCAGAAAATGAAATCTCCTCCGTTTTATCCTCTTTATTTTACGATGAGCACTTTGAATTAAATAATACCGGAATTGCCTTTATTCTTATCATGCAAGGAATTCTAACTACAGAAGCACAGACAACTATCGGAAAAATAGCACAAAGGCTCCCCAATCTGTTTCGATGTCTTCGATAG
- a CDS encoding DUF1539 domain-containing protein: MSLEHNNFHAAFAPPPASALHGTSFIKTANQKTSFRSIFNALSTRLGSCLCLNPEFRSGAGWGFTFVLSAIITVLLCILLLPIKLILLGLSCCPCASRPPVRGEEIQVIPQLPPQPPQRPLSSRQSSDSGISGGLDSGRFSPSSFIPIHPEPLTPPPSTQSLGVVPEEVCLREYLGEHYPQRNLSNINLTDLGISILQPEDFPEGTNILDLPASLFFPEGAPPPLFLNQQDITAATPTSPQPSIASQTTIAPQAADQTAPQQDDTISLPESLAAIPPLETAHIIREVDQTLTAQEFLNSAYPNMDHSALIHGALINVQLQGIPLENSEDILGLPALIAFPDLVAGQPVRPTFLDLDNMPRSLSADQEIAPPPPTAADPISPNDPRYIFLQNHFPELSPEYYSQHINLLASLAGVDSDNFDLLQLPLEVFVEAPAPQPDYSPISPEEAQQRYNDVSAEEHARRSNDFIRYLIENSPQRWTFLNRLKNNISASTSSLTLRREWFKMLDVISNKTSPEITDREVQDVARACLFKINSILKDPTVAPERKEELLKYVASYYDSSPDVWVEAIQQEVFLQNTLNPQIISMEEAGAAAAAASVPINQILPPFNTQATDQEVQGYTQLLRTTLSRPVLTNMDNIHLAPTNDEYLESLTRGVPSSWVDIHEPLQTRIEQIAQNQNTRNNWRAILNCLASGTVGSISSREAQALSRSTMYQLLKLLNNPNIPNERKLLIINHVAFYRDRCPPTWVRVAGQELQTIFNSNDTSTNIVFSWVQAFKEGLVSEIFRNEGEWHMMTAFKHNHGGELGLDNTGIILDQFTLAIAGRRYTQQHDNYLSLFRNAYQNSGSGLVDSALQQVLTGSEDQIRAIRNGILADLEAAGIPEIHRAGIMMEVFFPEENDYKPSREAIVYLLLKEGVITTQNNN; this comes from the coding sequence ATGTCGCTAGAACACAATAATTTCCATGCTGCTTTTGCACCACCACCAGCTTCTGCATTGCACGGAACTTCTTTTATAAAAACTGCGAATCAAAAGACTTCTTTTAGATCTATATTCAATGCATTAAGCACTAGACTCGGATCTTGTCTTTGTTTAAATCCAGAATTTCGCTCTGGAGCGGGATGGGGCTTTACCTTCGTTTTATCCGCCATTATCACAGTTCTTCTTTGTATTTTGCTTCTTCCTATAAAATTAATCCTCTTAGGATTAAGCTGTTGCCCCTGCGCTTCTAGACCTCCCGTAAGAGGAGAGGAAATTCAGGTAATTCCTCAACTACCTCCTCAACCTCCACAACGACCTCTATCAAGTAGACAAAGCTCCGATTCCGGAATTTCTGGAGGGTTGGATTCGGGTAGATTTTCTCCGAGCTCCTTTATACCTATCCATCCAGAACCTTTAACACCTCCGCCCTCTACGCAATCATTAGGAGTAGTTCCTGAAGAAGTTTGCCTAAGAGAATATCTAGGAGAACACTATCCCCAAAGAAACTTATCAAATATCAATCTAACAGACTTAGGAATCTCTATTTTACAACCTGAAGATTTTCCTGAAGGAACAAATATTCTTGATCTTCCCGCCTCCTTATTCTTCCCAGAAGGAGCTCCACCACCTCTTTTCTTAAATCAACAAGATATTACTGCGGCAACACCTACATCCCCTCAACCCTCCATCGCATCTCAAACGACGATTGCCCCACAAGCAGCAGATCAGACAGCCCCTCAACAAGATGATACAATAAGCCTACCAGAATCCCTGGCCGCTATTCCACCTCTCGAAACGGCTCATATCATACGGGAAGTTGATCAAACACTCACAGCTCAAGAATTTTTAAATAGCGCTTATCCAAATATGGATCATAGTGCACTTATTCATGGCGCTCTTATAAATGTACAACTTCAAGGCATTCCTCTTGAAAATAGTGAAGATATTCTTGGTCTTCCAGCTCTTATTGCTTTCCCAGATCTAGTTGCTGGACAACCCGTACGACCGACATTCTTAGATCTCGACAATATGCCAAGATCTCTTTCCGCTGATCAAGAGATAGCTCCTCCTCCCCCTACTGCAGCAGATCCCATCTCTCCAAATGATCCTAGATACATCTTTCTACAGAATCACTTCCCCGAGTTATCTCCCGAATACTATAGCCAACATATCAATCTGCTTGCTTCTTTAGCTGGAGTAGACTCTGACAACTTTGACCTTCTTCAATTACCTCTTGAAGTATTCGTTGAAGCACCAGCACCTCAACCTGACTACAGTCCTATTTCTCCAGAAGAAGCCCAACAAAGATACAATGATGTTTCTGCAGAAGAGCACGCAAGAAGAAGTAACGATTTTATCCGTTATCTTATAGAAAATTCACCACAACGTTGGACCTTCTTAAACAGACTGAAAAATAACATCTCTGCATCAACTTCAAGCTTAACCCTGCGTAGAGAATGGTTTAAAATGTTGGATGTAATATCTAACAAGACGAGCCCTGAAATCACGGATCGCGAAGTACAGGATGTTGCCCGTGCATGTCTCTTCAAAATTAATTCCATCTTAAAGGATCCTACCGTTGCTCCTGAGAGAAAAGAAGAGCTCTTAAAATACGTAGCTTCTTATTACGATAGCTCTCCAGATGTGTGGGTAGAGGCAATACAACAAGAAGTATTCCTACAAAATACGCTTAATCCACAGATAATTTCTATGGAGGAAGCAGGAGCAGCTGCAGCTGCGGCTAGCGTACCAATTAACCAAATTCTACCTCCATTTAACACTCAAGCAACAGATCAAGAAGTACAGGGTTATACACAATTATTAAGAACTACTCTATCTCGCCCAGTGTTGACAAATATGGATAACATCCATCTCGCCCCGACAAATGATGAATATTTAGAATCATTAACGAGAGGTGTTCCTAGTAGCTGGGTAGACATCCACGAACCACTACAAACTCGTATCGAGCAAATCGCCCAAAACCAAAACACACGCAATAATTGGAGAGCTATTTTAAACTGTTTAGCATCGGGCACTGTGGGGTCTATAAGCTCAAGAGAAGCTCAAGCGCTTTCCCGCTCAACCATGTACCAACTTCTTAAACTCCTAAACAATCCAAATATACCAAACGAAAGAAAATTATTGATCATCAACCACGTAGCTTTCTACAGAGATAGATGTCCTCCTACATGGGTAAGAGTTGCCGGGCAAGAATTGCAAACCATTTTCAATTCTAATGACACCTCAACAAACATTGTATTTTCTTGGGTACAAGCCTTTAAAGAAGGTCTGGTATCAGAGATCTTTAGAAATGAAGGTGAATGGCATATGATGACGGCCTTTAAGCATAATCACGGCGGCGAACTAGGTCTAGATAATACGGGAATCATTTTAGATCAATTCACCTTGGCCATAGCAGGTAGACGCTACACGCAACAACATGACAACTATCTTAGCTTATTCCGAAATGCGTATCAAAACAGTGGTAGCGGTCTAGTTGACTCTGCTTTACAACAAGTTCTCACAGGATCTGAAGATCAGATCCGAGCTATAAGAAATGGTATCCTTGCTGATTTAGAAGCCGCAGGCATTCCTGAAATACATCGCGCAGGGATTATGATGGAAGTCTTCTTCCCAGAAGAAAATGACTACAAACCATCTAGAGAAGCAATTGTCTACCTACTACTAAAAGAAGGAGTTATCACCACACAAAATAACAACTAA